In Microbacterium sp. No. 7, the genomic window GACGCCTATCCGGCAATCGACCCGCGAACCTCGACTACACCCTCAACTGCGAAGAGCCCCGAAACGGACGGCGCGGCGGCCTCGACCTCGTTCAGCCCTGCGCCTTCTCGGCGGCGGCCGCGAGCTGGCCGACGTACCAGTCGAGCAGGTACGGCAGCTGCAGCGGCGTGGGGTTGGCCGCGGTCGCGTTGGCGCTCGCGCCGTCGAGGAGCACGACGGCGTCGTTGGCGATGGCGGGCATGAGGCCCAGCAGCGGGTCGGCCTTGAGGCTGTCGATCATCGCCTGGTCGCCGTAGGTCACGATCACGTCGACGTCGTCGAAGGTGTCGGCGTTCTCGGCGCTGATCGATCCCGCGAACGGGTTCGCCGGGTCGGGCTCGTACGCGGCGATGCTCTCCGGCATCGGCATCCCGAGGTCGGAGAAGAACTGCACGCGCGTGTCGGCCGGCGTGTAGAACTTCACGACGCTGAGGTCGCTCACGTCGACGTGCGTGAGGAACATGACCGAGCTCTCGGCCAGCACGGGGTTCGCCGCCGCGGCGTCCTCGATGAGGCCCTCGAGCTCGGCGATGAGGGCGTCGCCCTCCTCCGCCATGCCCATGCCCGCGGAGTTGAGGCGGACCATGTCGCGCCACGAGGTCGTCCACGGGCTCTCGGGGAACGCGACGGTCGGAGCGATCGCGCTGAGCGTGTCGTAGTCCTCCTGCGTGAGGCCCGAGTAGGCGGCGAGGATGACGTCGGGGTCGGTGTCGGCCACGGCCTCGAAGTCGATGCCGTCGCTCTCGTCGAACAGCACGGGCGTCTCGGCGCCGAGCTCGTCGAGCTTCTCCTTGACCCAGGGCAGCAGGCCGTCGCCGTCCTCGTCGGCGAAGTTGGCCGCGGCCATGCCGACCGGCACGACGCCGAGGGAGAGCGGCACCTCGTGGTTCGCCCAGTTCACCGTCGCGACGCGCTCGGGCTTGGCGGGGATCTCGGTCGTGCCGAAGGCGTGCTCGACGACGATCGGCGCGCCGTCCGCCGCGGCGGACGGAGACGAGCCCGTGGTGCCCGCGGGGGCGTCGGATGCCGGCTGCGAGCCGCACCCGGCGAGCCCGGCGGCGAGGACGAACGCGGCTGCCACGGCAGCCACAAGGCGTGTGCGCATTTCTTCTCCGGTCTTCAGGGGGAGCCTCTGCACGGACGCGCTCCGCGGGGTCCTTCGCACGGACGCAGTGATTAGGTGAGGCTTACCAATAGCGTAGATACGCAGGGTGACGCGACGCAATCGCGCGCAGGAGACGCGCTCTGTAGCGATTCGGACTCAGCGGCGGAAGGCGCCCGGCGTGAGCCCGGTCGCCTTCCGCAGCGCGGCGCCGAAGGCGCTGACCGAGGAGTAGCCGACCTCGGCGGCGACGTCCTCGATCTCCTCCCCCGCCGCGAGCAGCGCGACGGCGCTCTCCGCGCGCACCGCCGACACCCAGCCGGTGAATCCCGTCCCCGTCTCGGCGCGGAACGCGCGCGTGATCGTGCGGGCGCTCACGCCGAGCTCCGCCGCCCAGTCGGCCAGCGAGCGCCGGTCGCCGGGGTTCGCGCGGATCGCCGTGACGAGGGGGCGCAGCAGCTCGGAGCCGGGCACGACGACGCTGATCTGCCGGGGCGACGGAGCGAGCACGTCGACGACCATCACCTCCGTGATGCGGCGGGAGTCGGCGCGCAGCCCCGGCTCCTCGAGCCGGCGCAGCAGCAGCCGGAGCAGCGGCGTGATCTCCACCACGACGGGCACGTCGGCGATCGCCCGCACGACGGGCGTGCTGAAGTGCGTCGCGCGGTACCACGTGCCGGCCGCGGCGCGCGCGGAGTGCAGCGTGCCGGCCGGCATCCACAGGCCGAGCCGCGGCGTGATCGTCCACGTCCGGCGCCCGACGGTCGCGCTCGAGGCGCCGCGCTCGTTCCAGAGCAGCTCGTGGGTCGGATGCGAGTGCCCGCTCCACTCGGTCGGCCGGTCGACGACCTCGTCGAAGACGCCGATGACCCAGGGCACCTCGACGGACCCGGCCCCGTAGGCCGGCAGCTCCCGGCGATCGGGCTCGCCCCGCGTCCGCGTCATCCCCGGCGCTCCGCGACCGTCGTCACCGGGCGCGGGCGAGCGCCCCCACCCGCGCGATGGCCTCGGTCAGCACCTCGGGGGCGCAGCCGAAGTTCACCCGCACGTGCCCGATGCCCTGCGGCCCGAACTCGGGGCCGTGGTGCAGCGCGACGCGCGCCTCGCGCCGGATGCGCGGCGCGGGGTCGTCGCCCCAGCCGTAGGCGGAGACGTCGATCCAGCCGAGATAGCCGGCATCCGGGATGCGGTACCGGGCGAGCGGAAGGTGCTCGGCGAGCAGGTCGGCGAGCAGCCGGCGGTTGCGGTCGAGCGCCGCGAGCAGCGCGTCGAGCCACGCGTCGGACTCCTCCGAGAACGCGGCGACGTTCGAGAGGGCGCCGAACAGGCCGGTGCGCCACTCGACCTCCCACGGCAGGCCGCGCACGACGCGCGTCGTCTCCTCGTCGGCCGTCGCGATGACGGCGCACTTGAGGCCCGCGAGGTTGTAGGCCTTCGACGCGCTGGTCACGGCGTAGCCGACCCGCGCCGCGTCGTCGGACGCCGCGAGGAACGGCGTGTACGTCACGCCCGGATGCACGAGCGGCGCATGGATCTCGTCGCTCACGACGACGGCGCCGTGGCGCGCGGCCGCGGCCGCGAGGCCCGCGAGGCTCTCGCGGGTGTGCACCGTCCCGGTCGGGTTGTGCGGGTTGCAGAGCAGCACGGCGCGGGCGCCGTCGGCGAGGGCCGCCTCGATGCCCGGCAGGTCGAGCTCCCAGCCGGCGCCGGTGTCGATCAGCGGGACCGACTCGACCACGCCGCCGGCCTCCTCGATGCTCGGGCCGAACGGCGGGTACACGGGCGGCGTCATGATCACGCGGTCGCCCGGCGCGATCGTCGCGCGCAGCACCTCGACGACGCCCATCATGACGTCGCCGGTCCAGCGCACCCGGCGCGGGTCGACCTCCCAGTCGAGCCGGCGCCGCGCGAACCCCGCGAACGCCTCCGCGACGCCGGGACGCGGCGGCGTGTAGCCCGTGTCGCCGATCGCGACGGCCTCGGTGAGCACGCGCGTGATCGGCTCGGCGAGCGGGAAGTCGGTCTCGGCGACGAACAGGGGCAGCACGTCGTCGGGGTACGTGCGCCACTTGGTGCTGCTGCGCCGGCGCAGGGTCTCAAGGGGCAGCGCGTCGAGAGGAGTGGGGCTCACGCTCCGAGCCTACCGCCGACCGCTCGACGGGCGATCGGCATCGAGTAAAGAATTCTTGACATTCCCTCGCGACGACCCTACCGTGGATGTAAAGAATCTTAGACATGGAGGAGGGATCATGGGCTACGGAGAGCGGAACACCTGGTCGGGCCTGATCGCGGGCATCGCCGGCATCGCGGTCTACGTCGCGATCGTGGCGCCCCAGCTCGGCTCGCGGCCGGCCGGCGAGATCGACTGGCTGTGGCCGATGGTCTGGACCGTCGGCGGCGCGATCGTCGTCTCCATCGTGCTCGGCATCGTGTGGGGCATCGTCGCGGGCGCCCGCGATCCCGAGGAGCGCCACGTCGAGGACGTGCGCGATCGCGACATCGCCCGGCTCGGCGACCGCGTCGGCCAGGCCTTCCTCGTGCTCGCGATGGTCGGCACGATCGCGCTGTGCGCCGTGAGCGCGGAGTGGTTCTGGATCGCCAACACCGTCTATGCCGGCCTCGCGCTGTCGTCGATCGTCGGCGGCGTCGCCCGCGTCATCGTCTACCGGGGAGGGATGCCGTGATGGCGCGCCCGACACGCGTCACCAACTCGATGCGCGAGCTGCGCGAAGGCGCGGGCCTCACCCAGGCCGAGCTCGCACGCCGCGTCGGCGTCACCCGCCAGACCCTCATCGCGATCGAGCAGGGCAAGTACTCCCCCACGCTCGAGCTCGCCTTCCAGCTCTGCCGCGTCTTCGGCGTCCGCATCGAAGACGCCTTCCACTACCCGGAGGAACCGTGACCACCACCATGACCGCCTGGCGTCAGGACGCCTACGGCGGACCCGACATCGTCCGCCGCGTCGACGCCGAGACGCCCCGCCCCCGCCGCGGCGAGGTGCTCGTGCGCGTCGGCGCCGCCGCGCTGAACTCCGCCGACGTGCGCATCCTGCGCGGCGAGCCCCTGATCCTGCGCCTCGCCTTCGGGCTGCGCCGGCCGCGCACCCCCGTTCCCGGCCGCGACGTCGCCGGCACCGTCGTCGCCCTCGGCGACGGCGTGACCGGCCTCGCCGTGGGAGACCGCGTCGCGGGCGAGGTCTCCGGCGGAGGCCTCGCGACCTTCCTCGCCGCCCCCGCGAGCCGGCTCGTGCCCGTCCCCGACGCCGTCGACGACCGCACCGCGGCGGCGCTCCCCCTCGCGGGCGGCACGGCCTGGCAGGCCCTCGACCTCGCGCGGGTCACCGCCGGCGCACGGCTGCTCGTCCTCGGCGCCGGGGGCGGCGTGGGCACGTTCGTCGTGCGCCTCGCGGTGCTGCGCGGCGCCGAGGTGCACGCGCTGTGCAGCGCCAGGGCGGCGGATGCCGTCGCCGCGCTCGGCGCGGCCCGCGTCGACCCGCGCGACCTCGACCTGGCGGGCCTGCCCGCCGGCGGATACGACGCCGTCATCGTGCTCGGCGGCGCGACGCCGCTGCGCTCACTGCTGCGGCTCGTGCGCGACGGCGGGTGCGTCGTGGACGTCGGCGGCGACGGCGGCCGCATCATCGGGCCGCTGGGACGCATGCTGCACGGCGCGATCCTGTCGGTCGGCGCCCGCCGGCGCGCGCGCGTGCTCGCCGCCGTCGCCCGCACGCCGATCACGGCGGAGCTGCTCGCCCTCGCGGCATCCGGAGACCTGGTCCCGGTGATCGACCGCGTCCACCCGCTCGCCGACGCACGCGCCGCCCTCGCGCGCCTCGACGAGGGCGGAGCGGTCGGCAAGGTCCTCGTGGAGCCCTGAGCCCGTCAGATGGCGAACCCGAGCGCCCGCATCATGTCCCGGCCGTCGTCGGTGATGCGCTCGGGGCCCCACGGCGGCATCCACACCCAGTTGATGCGGAACTGATCGACCACGTTGTCCAGCGCCTGCGCCGTCTGCTCCTCGAGCACGTCGGTGAGCGGGCATCCCGCAGAGGTCAGCGTCATGTGGATGACGAGCGCGTCGTTCTCGTCATCCCAGCTGAGGTCGTAGATGAGGCCCAGGTCGACGACGTTGATCCCCAGCTCGGGATCCATGACGTCCTTGAGCGCCTCGGTGACCTCGTCGTACTTCTCGGGGGTGAGGGTCGTGGTCATGAACCGATCCTAGGCGTCCGCCGTCTCGGTGAGGTAGCGATCGTAGCCTTCCTCCTCCAGACGCTCGGCCAGCTCGGGGCCGCCCTCCTCCGCGATGCGGCCCGCGACCATGACGTGCACGTGGTCAGGCTTGATGTAGCGGAGGATGCGCGTGTAGTGCGTGATCAGCAGCACGCCGAGGTTGGTCTGCTCCTTGGCGCGGTTGACGCCCTCCGAGACGATCTTGAGGGCGTCGACGTCGAGACCCGAGTCGGTCTCGTCGAGCACGGCGATCGCGGGCTTGAGCACCTCGAGCTGCAGGATCTCGTGCCGCTTCTTCTCGCCGCCGGAGAATCCCTCGTTGACGTTGCGCTGCGCGAACTTCGGGTCCATGCGGAGGTTCTTCATGGCCTCCTTGACCTCCTTGGTCCACGTGCGGATCGAGGGCGCCTCGCCGTCGATCGCGGTCTTCGCGGTGCGCAGGAAGTTCGTGACCGTCACGCCCGGGATCTCCACGGGGTACTGCATCGCGAGGAAGAGGCCGGCGCGGGCGCGCTCGTCGACCGACATCTCCAGCACGTCTTCGCCGTCGAGCGTGATCGTCCCGCCCGTGACGGTGTACTTGGGGTGGCCGGCGATCGTGTAGGCGAGCGTCGACTTGCCGGAGCCGTTGGGGCCCATGATCGCGTGGGTCTCCCCCGTGCGCACGGTGAGATCGACACCGTTGAGGATCGGGGTCTCGCCCGCCTCCGTTTCGACCGTCACGTGCAGGTCGCGGATCTCGAGAACAGCCATGTCAGATTCCTTCGTTCACTTCTTGGGTCACGTCTTTGGTGACGGAGGGGTCGATCAGCACGTCGTCGCCGTCGATCGTGACTTCGTAGACGGGCACCGGCTCGAACGCCGGGAGATTGCGCGGGTGTCCGGTCCGCAGCGAGAAGGCCGAGCCGTGGGCCCAGCACTCCAGCGCGTCGCCCTCGACGAAGCCGTCGGAGAGCGACACGTCGCCGTGCGTGCAGCGATCGCCGATCGCGTGCACCTCACCGTTGCCGTCGAGCACGACGGCGATGGCGACGCCGTCGACCTCGATCCGCACCGCGGTGTCGGTCGTGAGGTCGCTGAGGCTCAGAACCCGCTGGACGGTCATGCATCGGCTCCGCTGGCGAGCTCTTCCTCGATCGCGGCCGTGAGCTCCTCCTCGAGGGCGGGGATGCCGGTCTTCTGCGCGATCTCGCCGAGGAAGCCCAGCACGACCAGGCGGCGCGCCTCGTCCTCGGGGATGCCGCGCGCCTGCAGGTAGAAGAGCTGCTCGTCGTCGAAGCGGCCGGTCGCGCTCGCGTGCCCCGCGCCCACGATGTCGCCGGTCTCGATCTCCAGGTTCGGGATCGAGTCGGCGCGGGCGCCCTCGGTCAGCACGAGGTTGCGGTTCGCCTCGTAGGAGTCGGTGCCCGTGGCGTCCGGGCCGATCAGCACGTCGCCGATCCACACGCTGTGCGCCTCGGCGCCCTGCAGGGCGCCCTTGTACAGCACGTCGCCGACGGTGTGCGGCCCCTTGTGGTGCAGGTAGACCTGGCTCTCCAGGTGCTGGCCGCCGTCGGCGAACGACAGCCCGTAGAGCTTGCCGTCGGCGCCGGGGCCGGCCAGCTCGACCGACGGGTTCACCCGCACGACGCCGCCGCCGAGGCTCACGACGACGTGGGTGAGCGACGCGTCGCGGTCGACGCGCGCCTGGTGCGCCGACACGTGCACGGCGTCGTCGTCCCAGCGCTGCACCGTCACGAGGTTCAGCGCCGCGCCGTCGCGCACGATGATCTCGACGTTCTGCGCGTACTGCGCCGTTCCCGAGTGGTAGAGCAGCACGGTCGCGCGCGCGTGCGGCAGCGCCTCGACGATCACGTGGGCGTGGGCGAGCCCGCCCGTGCCCGTGACGTCGACGCGCACGGGCGCGTCGAGCTCGGCGTCGGCGGGGATGCGCACGTGCAGCGCGTTCGCGGCGTGCTTCCAGGCGAGCGCGCTCGGCAGGTCCTCGGGGCGGAAGTGCTCGCCGCGCACGGCCGCGTCGTGACCCATCGATGCGACGATCACGCCCTCGGGCACGCCGTCGGTGCCGTACGCGACGGCACCCTCGGCCGTGGGCTCGTCGGCCAGCAGGGCCTTCAGCCGCGCGACGGGCGTGTGCTTCCAGTTGACCTCGCGGCCCGTCGGCTGGCCGAAGTCGGCGGGGTCGTACGAGGTGGGGCGCTCGGAGCGCGTCTGCACCGGGACGAACGCGGCGGCAGGGTCGATGTGCCCCTCGCGCGCGGGGGCTGTCGTGGCGGTCGTCATCAGCCGACGGATCCTTCCATGCCCATCTCGATGAGCTTGTTGAGCTCGAGGGCGTACTCCATGGGCAGCTCGCGGGCGATCGGCTCAATGAAGCCGCGCACGATCATCGCCATCGCCTCGTCCTCGGGCATGCCGCGCGACTGCAGGTAGAACAGCTGCTCCTCGCTCACCTTCGAGACGGTCG contains:
- a CDS encoding iron-siderophore ABC transporter substrate-binding protein — its product is MRTRLVAAVAAAFVLAAGLAGCGSQPASDAPAGTTGSSPSAAADGAPIVVEHAFGTTEIPAKPERVATVNWANHEVPLSLGVVPVGMAAANFADEDGDGLLPWVKEKLDELGAETPVLFDESDGIDFEAVADTDPDVILAAYSGLTQEDYDTLSAIAPTVAFPESPWTTSWRDMVRLNSAGMGMAEEGDALIAELEGLIEDAAAANPVLAESSVMFLTHVDVSDLSVVKFYTPADTRVQFFSDLGMPMPESIAAYEPDPANPFAGSISAENADTFDDVDVIVTYGDQAMIDSLKADPLLGLMPAIANDAVVLLDGASANATAANPTPLQLPYLLDWYVGQLAAAAEKAQG
- a CDS encoding helix-turn-helix domain-containing protein, yielding MTRTRGEPDRRELPAYGAGSVEVPWVIGVFDEVVDRPTEWSGHSHPTHELLWNERGASSATVGRRTWTITPRLGLWMPAGTLHSARAAAGTWYRATHFSTPVVRAIADVPVVVEITPLLRLLLRRLEEPGLRADSRRITEVMVVDVLAPSPRQISVVVPGSELLRPLVTAIRANPGDRRSLADWAAELGVSARTITRAFRAETGTGFTGWVSAVRAESAVALLAAGEEIEDVAAEVGYSSVSAFGAALRKATGLTPGAFRR
- a CDS encoding MalY/PatB family protein, yielding MSPTPLDALPLETLRRRSSTKWRTYPDDVLPLFVAETDFPLAEPITRVLTEAVAIGDTGYTPPRPGVAEAFAGFARRRLDWEVDPRRVRWTGDVMMGVVEVLRATIAPGDRVIMTPPVYPPFGPSIEEAGGVVESVPLIDTGAGWELDLPGIEAALADGARAVLLCNPHNPTGTVHTRESLAGLAAAAARHGAVVVSDEIHAPLVHPGVTYTPFLAASDDAARVGYAVTSASKAYNLAGLKCAVIATADEETTRVVRGLPWEVEWRTGLFGALSNVAAFSEESDAWLDALLAALDRNRRLLADLLAEHLPLARYRIPDAGYLGWIDVSAYGWGDDPAPRIRREARVALHHGPEFGPQGIGHVRVNFGCAPEVLTEAIARVGALARAR
- a CDS encoding helix-turn-helix transcriptional regulator — encoded protein: MARPTRVTNSMRELREGAGLTQAELARRVGVTRQTLIAIEQGKYSPTLELAFQLCRVFGVRIEDAFHYPEEP
- a CDS encoding quinone oxidoreductase family protein, producing MTTTMTAWRQDAYGGPDIVRRVDAETPRPRRGEVLVRVGAAALNSADVRILRGEPLILRLAFGLRRPRTPVPGRDVAGTVVALGDGVTGLAVGDRVAGEVSGGGLATFLAAPASRLVPVPDAVDDRTAAALPLAGGTAWQALDLARVTAGARLLVLGAGGGVGTFVVRLAVLRGAEVHALCSARAADAVAALGAARVDPRDLDLAGLPAGGYDAVIVLGGATPLRSLLRLVRDGGCVVDVGGDGGRIIGPLGRMLHGAILSVGARRRARVLAAVARTPITAELLALAASGDLVPVIDRVHPLADARAALARLDEGGAVGKVLVEP
- a CDS encoding metal-sulfur cluster assembly factor, which produces MTTTLTPEKYDEVTEALKDVMDPELGINVVDLGLIYDLSWDDENDALVIHMTLTSAGCPLTDVLEEQTAQALDNVVDQFRINWVWMPPWGPERITDDGRDMMRALGFAI
- the sufC gene encoding Fe-S cluster assembly ATPase SufC, with amino-acid sequence MAVLEIRDLHVTVETEAGETPILNGVDLTVRTGETHAIMGPNGSGKSTLAYTIAGHPKYTVTGGTITLDGEDVLEMSVDERARAGLFLAMQYPVEIPGVTVTNFLRTAKTAIDGEAPSIRTWTKEVKEAMKNLRMDPKFAQRNVNEGFSGGEKKRHEILQLEVLKPAIAVLDETDSGLDVDALKIVSEGVNRAKEQTNLGVLLITHYTRILRYIKPDHVHVMVAGRIAEEGGPELAERLEEEGYDRYLTETADA
- a CDS encoding non-heme iron oxygenase ferredoxin subunit; this encodes MTVQRVLSLSDLTTDTAVRIEVDGVAIAVVLDGNGEVHAIGDRCTHGDVSLSDGFVEGDALECWAHGSAFSLRTGHPRNLPAFEPVPVYEVTIDGDDVLIDPSVTKDVTQEVNEGI
- the sufD gene encoding Fe-S cluster assembly protein SufD, giving the protein MTTATTAPAREGHIDPAAAFVPVQTRSERPTSYDPADFGQPTGREVNWKHTPVARLKALLADEPTAEGAVAYGTDGVPEGVIVASMGHDAAVRGEHFRPEDLPSALAWKHAANALHVRIPADAELDAPVRVDVTGTGGLAHAHVIVEALPHARATVLLYHSGTAQYAQNVEIIVRDGAALNLVTVQRWDDDAVHVSAHQARVDRDASLTHVVVSLGGGVVRVNPSVELAGPGADGKLYGLSFADGGQHLESQVYLHHKGPHTVGDVLYKGALQGAEAHSVWIGDVLIGPDATGTDSYEANRNLVLTEGARADSIPNLEIETGDIVGAGHASATGRFDDEQLFYLQARGIPEDEARRLVVLGFLGEIAQKTGIPALEEELTAAIEEELASGADA